From Diospyros lotus cultivar Yz01 chromosome 4, ASM1463336v1, whole genome shotgun sequence, a single genomic window includes:
- the LOC127799502 gene encoding ornithine carbamoyltransferase, chloroplastic, producing MAAILSHSHLSSVRSSDAASLSSSSSLSGYNFRQSLHFASPSAPSPSSLPALRRRISLQASSAISSPLNSVDGKEQSELKDFLHISDFDKATILKILDRAKEVKALIQSGEKTYLPFKGKTMAMIFAKPSMRTRVSFETGFFLLGGHALYLGPDDIQMGKREETRDVARVLSRYNDIIMARLFSHQDILDLAKHATVPVINGLTDYNHPCQIMADALTIIEHVGQLEGTKVVYVGDGNNIVHSWLLMASVIPFHFVCACPKGFEPDAKTVEKARKAGISKIEITNDPKEAVRGADVVYSDVWASMGQKEEAAHRRQVFQGFQVDKTLMQLAGPKAYFMHCLPAERGVEVADEVIEAPNSIVFPQAENRMHAQNAVMLHVLGL from the exons ATGGCCGCCATTTTGTCTCACTCTCACCTCTCCTCCGTTCGATCCTCCGATGCAGcgtctctctcttcttcttcttctctctccggCTACAATTTCCGGCAGTCCCTACATTTCGCCTCCCCCTCCGCGCCTTCTCCGTCCAGTCTGCCGGCTCTCCGTCGCCGAATCTCTCTCCAGGCCTCCTCTGCTATTTCATCGCCTTTGAATTCCGTGGATGGAAAAG AACAATCAGAGCTTAAAGATTTTCTCCATATTAGTGACTTTGACAAAGCCACCATACTGAAGATCTTAGATCGTGCCAAAGAGGTGAAGGCTCTGATACAATCAGGGGAGAAAACATATCTTCCATTCAAAGGGAAAACCATGGCAATGATCTTTGCCAAGCCATCCATGAGAACACGAGTATCATTTGAGACTGGATTTTTCTTGCTTGGAGGTCATGCTTTATATTTGGGACCAGATGATATCCAAATGGGTAAGCGGGAGGAAACTCGTGATGTTGCCCGTGTGCTTTCTCGTTATAATGATATCATTATGGCACGCCTATTTTCTCATCAG GACATTCTAGATTTGGCTAAACATGCAACCGTACCTGTAATCAATGGGTTGACAGATTACAACCATCCTTGTCAAATAATGGCTGATGCACTCACAATAATCGAACACGTTGGTCAGCTGGAAGGAACAAAG GTCGTGTATGTTGGGGATGGAAACAACATTGTTCATTCTTGGCTGTTAATGGCATCAGTTATTCCTTTCCATTTTGTCTGTGCCTGCCCCAAAGGATTTGAACCGGATGCAAAGACTGTTGAGAAGGCAAGGAAGGCTGGAATCAGCAAAATTGAGATAACAAATGATCCAAAGGAAGCTGTTAGAGGAGCTGATGTTGTATATTCAGATGTGTGGGCCAGCATGGGGCAAAAGGAGGAAGCCGCTCATCGCCGCCAAGTGTTCCAAGGATTCCAG GTGGATAAAACTCTAATGCAACTAGCTGGTCCAAAAGCATATTTTATGCATTGTTTGCCAGCAGAGAGAGGAGTGGAAGTTGCAGATGAAGTCATTGAAGCTCCGAATTCCATTGTGTTCCCCCAAGCGGAGAACCGAATGCATGCTCAGAATGCAGTAATGCTTCATGTCCTTGGCTTGTAA